A DNA window from Octopus sinensis unplaced genomic scaffold, ASM634580v1 Contig03812, whole genome shotgun sequence contains the following coding sequences:
- the LOC118760994 gene encoding uncharacterized protein LOC118760994, producing MKCVYILFHRCRYCHENMATVRLQPCGDLVLCENCSSEMTFKRCPVCRENTLSKSEFEAPKFEDRCVQREATCQGLGAASQAIARPIFEDKEVQTVEEPRAEYRMTLHN from the exons atgaaatgtgtttatattttgttccaTAGATGTCGCTACTGTCATGAGAACATGGCCACCGTGAGACTGCAACCATGTGGAGATCTTGTTCTCTGCGAGAATTGTTCTTCTGAAATGACATTTAAGAGATGCCCCGTGTGTCGAGAAAACACACTCAGCAAAAGTGAATTTG aggcTCCAAAgtttgaagacaggtgtgtacaaaGAGAGGCTACATGTCAGGGATTAGGGGCTGCATCTCAGGcaattg caaGGCCAATATTTGAAGACAAAGAGGTCCAGACAGTAGAAGAGCCACGTGCTGAGTATAGAATGACATTAcataattga